One Perca flavescens isolate YP-PL-M2 chromosome 16, PFLA_1.0, whole genome shotgun sequence genomic window, ATCAACTGCAGAATTTTACTAATTTAGAGGCAACAACAATAAGGAGTCTTACTGTTCACACTTTAAGCCTGAACCTATTTTTAAAAGAGTGTAAACAGTGTTTTTATGTAGTGTAAAACTAAATGAAGCAATTAAAGGCCAACAGATGATGAGTAGAGGTATCTTAGCTAATGGACCCATCTGAAGGCCTATTTGGGAGTGGTAAAAATTCCTAAATGTAAAGCATTCTATGCAGCCCAATGTGAATACAGATTCTTGGAGACAAATCTGAATGAACATTATGGATGCATCGTTCAGAAGATTAGATTTTCtaaaacaagagaaaaacaaTTGTTTCAAATAGGCGTCATTGTGTTGCAGGACAAGTTGTTATATTGTAgctgtaaatgtttttaatcCAAGTCAAATTGTAAAAACAGCATCTTTTAACCAACCCCATAGTCTAGTAAGCCACAGGCTTACGCCCAGATTTGACAAATATTGTATTTCAGGCGTGAGCATTTTTTCACAAAGTGTCCTGAATGTTGGATGAACATTTTTCTTGATGTTGTACCCCAGGATGGAAGACTCTCCAACTGGCTGCCAGGGCAGGAAACGTCTGTCCTGAATCTTTTGTGCTTCAACCGCATCTCCATCCTCGACACAGATAGCTTTCATCGCAGCATTTTTTCTCCTCAGCTCATTTACCTCCTGTTTCATTCTTTCTCTCCCATACGCCTCTACTCTGGCCCAGAAGGTAGCATTAAAGTGCTGATAGAGTCTCCAGTCAGCCCCGTTCCACTGTAAGGCTTTGGCTCTCAACTCAGGGGTCAGACGAGATACAGATGAGCTCCTGCGAGCATTGAGTTTAAAATACATGATGTCTTCCATAGTCCAACACAGTGTGTCCTTAAGCAGGATAAGAGACTCCTCAAAATACTCTGCTACGAGAACcaaatcaaaatgttttgaTAAGTTATGAATATCCCTCATGACACGAGGATCATCAGCTTCCAGGTTGTTGTCCAAACCAAAGTCAAAAAAGAGCAGATTTTTCAGGTAGAATGAGTTAAAAGCCTGTGGGCTGTAGAAGGTCTGAGGACTGTTTAGAAACTCTGCCAGTTTGTTCTCTCCATTGATCCTCCATGTGAGAGGAACTGCTCTGTGATAATAGTTGAAGGACGACTCAAAGAGATCCACTGGGTCACGTACAATGGTGATGTACACAGCATCTGGAGGCAGGAGCTTGGCTACTTCTTGATGGTCAAAGCGCATGTGGTTACAAATAATGTTGAAACAGTCTCCAGGCCTGTAGTCTTTCACCTGGGAGCACAGGAAAGGCGATGGGTAAAAGAAGTCATTACGCCCATCAGGTAAGGCAAATTTAAGCTTGTGTTTTTCTCCAAATCTAAAGAGGATGTTGAGTATGGTGCTACTGGCAGTTTTATGGGTCTTCATGAACATGATGTCTACTGTGGGAGAGCACTCTTCTGTGCTTTGAGAAGGCGTGCtcacattttctttcaatttcGCTATGCTTAGAGGACACGTGTCTTGTTGGGAGCCCctataaacaaaatatatggATAAGAAAACAGATCAGCTGACTTTACTAAAGAAAATAATGCTTTGCTTTTAAATCTTTACCTGATCTTGACTTGGGTTGGGTTCATCAAGCAGTACAGCACCAGCATTATGTTGGTTAATAAAACCCAGAGAATCAGCCTCCGTTTTAGTGTGCACTTATTTCCTTTGATGCCAGACATTATTAACACCCAAatgtgaacctgaaaatgaaattGGAGAGCATGTATATAGAGGAAAATATCACAGGGAACATTCCAATAAGGCTTTGAAGTTTTGATACACATCTTGCTGGATTTTGCTGTGTAACTTTTGTGTTCTCATACAACCAATGAGCACAACACTAAGGTGAAACGCCCTGCAGCAATTCAATACACACAGGACAACTAATTACCCCCTTACCTCACCTCATCCCTCAATACAGCAGAGTAATTATTACGCATTCACAGAAAGCCCAGGCCTGAcccatttaaattaaatgtaaccTGGTGATGATTGctgataaaaagaagaaaacatgataaactgtagaaaaagaaaaggggacATTGAGAGGAGACAACACAGTTAAGCAAGAAAACTGCTGCATCATTCtttctgtcaaataaaataCAGGGCCCCCATGTATacactataaacatgtttaTGGTGCTTTTGCATAACAAAAGAAATGTAAGGAGAAAAGAGACAcatgaaaaacacaatttagGCACAAGCATCTTTAAATGTTCATAGTAAAAAATGGCTAAAGACTGTATCAAATAAGGGCTTCTACCATTGACACTGGACAGTTGCTTACTCTTCATACCACATAGGAAAGGTAAGTCCCTTTCATACCAGCTCTGACTTCTTATCTTTAACACTGATACTCGTCTATGTAGTCCTTTTGTTACATTTGATGTCTCACAGAGCAGTTATACATATGCAACATCTTAGCTTAAAATAACAATTCTGTAGACCCCTTatcctaaaaaataaataaaaaccttcTTTTGATAATGAAAACAGCCTGAGTATAATTGACATTGTAAACCAAAGAAGTGTACAACGTGTAGAAAACATGCAAGTAAAAAGCTTTACTTACCTGCAGATGAGAGCATTAGCAGTGTCGGTGTGAGGATCTTCTACAAGGTGAAAGAAAACCCTCTATTGTTCAGCATGCTGTACACGATCCCTGAAATCATATCCCACTGGCTGTGGGGACTGAAAGAAGTCCGATGTAATGTCTCCTCCCACAGGGACTGAATTGGTTTGAAAAAGAGGCTATTGTTGAAAGCTACACCTCTGGGGCGAcctgtagctcacctggtagagtgtgcgccACATGTAGGCTGAGTCTTTGTAGCGACCCAGGTTggaatccgacctgtggccaTTTGCAGCGTgtcgtctcctctctctccccccttttctgtctgtctaataaaataagaaaatcccaaaaaataatgttaagAAAAGCCACACCTCTACAAAACATAATATGTAGAATTATTACTACATAACTGTTTATTTGCCATTACACGATATTTCCCCCAACACCAGTGTTTGGCAACATTTGACCTTCGTAACCCCAGCAGCAGGTCCAGTCATAAGAACACTGAGTATAGAGTACTTTTGGTTTGTTGTTACATTCTTTTACTAAGCAAGATGACTGGGTTGTTGCATACATGTATAAAGACATGAGgtatttatatactgtagtatTTATAAAGTGTGTGGCTAAATTATGTAGCTATCATTTGTGTACAGAACATGTAAAAATACCAATATGCAGGGTTTGAACTGAGAACATCTACGCCACACCAATACATATATAGTGTACTATAAATCTTAGGCTGCAATAAAGTTGTCATAACATTAAAAATAGTAGCTGCATATAACATCTAGCTGGACAGAGAGTAAACCCAACAGGGTCTACTTGTTCTCAACacagttgttttgtgttgtggGGCTGGCAGACTGTTTTTCTTTAGTCTCCAGATACCTAGGACTCAGGTGCCACCTCAGCTGCTGTTGACTTTGGCTGGGGCAGAATTACCTGATTTAATAGGTCACACAGACTTGGCACAGGGAGCGCACTAGCTTCTGTGTTGTAGTTGTTGATGCCATTGTCAGCGAGGACAGCCAGATCTACATCACTACGAGAGAAGATCGGGGTTGCATCTATTCAGTCTAGTAAGGGCTGCCTACAATGGCAGAAGCTGGAGTTTATATAACTTTAAGGCAGCAACAGATTGTCTTAAGATATTATGTCATATGTATATGTCATTATGTGTAACTTTTGagttacacagttacacagctgcaacaataataaacacaattacatttaatgttaactgtattttattgtatttatcaataattacatttattttacaactGTACAAAATATggtatatactatatactgaTACAGCAGTGATTAGGAAACCAAACACAAGAGTAAAACATCAGGAAATACAAACCCAAATACTGCTTAATTACTTGAGATGTGTCAAGGTCATTCAAGGTGAGAGACTAAAATCAAATTTGTTGTTAGAACACTCAAACTCAACCCTCCACACCAATTAAGGCAGCTTCTATATTGCTGATATTGGGTTAAATTATGACATTGAGACTGTAAcaaaaatgaacttaatgaCTTTATGTCAAGCTATTAACTTTTGTCGTGTTTCCAAAAatactaaatgttttatttagctttacaaaaaattaaataaaacactttgattcatagtttttaaattatattactttttcaaaaagGTATAAGAACATTTTACAGTAGTCATTTCTagtcttaaaaaagaaacatttcaacTTAAAAGACATTTTCCATTCAATCGACCAACCTTTCAGAGGACACTGGGCAGCACAATTTACAGATTATTCAAAGGCTAGGGGCAGAGCTACTGACAAAACCAGTTTTTTATTATGAATCCTCTAAGAACATCAATGCACGGGCTTCATGAAAGATCAAAAGAGGATCATCTGATTTATGATGCTGCATTTACTAACATTTTTATGTAATCAAAATCACTATGTTGCACAATAATAATCTCTTAATAATATTTGTTCAAGTAGATTAATAAAATGACAGCATAGCAACAAACATGCTAAAATAAGTTACAATGCCCTCAGAGGAGTGTACacttataaaaacaaaacttacAAGTTGTACAGCCGCTGTTTGTTTGTAAAATCAATCATAAGGCACTTTGAGTGACAGCTACTTAAGACAAACTTTACATTGAACAAAACATACAGTGTGTCTTTTACCATTAAAAAAGCACAGGACAAGTACGCCACCTATGGTAACCATACATACACAATAAACGTTTCTTAGCCTCTATTGCATAATTACATGCTGTATATCAGAAAGGTTCTATGTTTTGATGCATAAACATTTGCTAAagttctattaaaaaaaaggagcaaatgtgattttttttaaatgtgaccaAATTTTGAGTTAAAATTCAAAAGTAATTCTAATTTAGATTGAAAAAATCAAACAGTTCTATTCTATCAGTTCCTATTTGAGCAGCACAGGAATCTCCAAAATCATTATGGAGGTGTTTTAAAACACATCTATCAGTAAAACTACAAATCTTTCCTCCATACTGTGCAGCCTTACAAGCCAAGGTACATGCATCTTCCTCGACAAAGAGCAGTTAGCAGGTAAAGATGGTGGAATGCTTACAGACACACTGCAGTTAGTATGTTTACTCAGTATACAGGCTTGTAGAAAATCTGTCCACCAAGCAGCCTGCGTTTCAGCTCCCTCCACAGCAGGCTGCGCTCTCTCTGGGATCCCTTCATGAAGCCACGGTTCTCTTGAGCCCGGCGAGACAGATAAGGAATGACCTCGTTGACTGGGCCATATGGAACATACTTGTAGACTGGGAAACCCGCTTGACCTGTTTTGAACATAGAGCAAGGAGACACGTTTTAAATCAATGTCAACTATCACCACCGTGAGTGCATTCCATGTTTTTATTAAGCTGACAATGGCTAATGAAGATAACTGTGCCACAAAGCAACTGGGGGAATGCTGTCTGACTCCATGGTTAACTCGGTAAATTGAAATAATGGTGCAGTagattaaaacttttttttttttttagaaatgaatTGATGGTGAATAAATATTGCATTAAGATACCACCGACATGTAAAAAGGGGGTTTTGATATTACATATCAAGTGATATGGCAAGGTCAAACCAGCCCTGTCGTCTCACTAGTGGATTAAAGGTAAGGGCTCTACAATACACCATTCCACCTGAAAAGCTGATCACCAGATCATTGCTAAATTGTTTAAATggcaacacatttttaaaaatcaaaactcAGTGGCTTGCCATTAGCATGATGTTGAAGTAGTATCTCagttgtacagtatgtcttcTGTATCTCACTTGCATAACACTTTTAAATAGACTGTTGAAATTGTCCTTATCATGCAAAGAGGTACTTTTGTGTGGGTTTTTTATACAGAGAATTTTTAATTGTGGCACAACTTAAAAGGCTATTATGCACAGTAGTATACTTACTGTTTTCTTaaatgtgtacatttaaatCCCTGCTGAACCAAACTGACATAACATTTggtaatagaacagttacagaCATTGAGAACCTGGAGTTGCTTGTTGCCATGATACAGTATCTATAGATTGGATTGACAATTTGTAATGCCAGTGGCATGTGTGTAGGGACTACGTTTCTGTGGATCCTCTACGGCCACATGACTATGTGATGTAAGCCTCTGTGATTGCATAACTTACTGTTTACTTTTAGTATCTGAGCTGAGTGCAACATACCTAGCGGGAAGCTGATCTGGTCACACATTCCTAGCAGTTGTCCAAAATAAACTTTATTCTCAGTGGGTAAGAGGCCCATCTCATTCAtcctgaagagaaaaaaaaacaggaaaaaaacatgaatatgtTAAAAGACGGTTACCAAAAAAGAGCTAGAGTGCAGTATTCCACCATTGATTTGGCAATCATATTCTGTAAATCCTATAATTGCTTTGGAAGGATGAAAAAGACTCACTTGTCCTAGGCATTAGTTTAAACCATTAGGATTAATCCTTTATGAATAAGAGATGTTAGGCTTTTGTGTATGCTCAAACTAAATCTGCACAGAGCACATGTCAGATAAATGGACTTTGACTTTTTCTTGCAGACGTGAGACAGAACATACTTTTCTAGGGTAAATTTCACTGTGTCCTCATTGTGAGTCGCAACCATGATGTTTGCTTTCCTGTTGTGTTCGATCTCCTCCAGCACATACTCCAAACACCT contains:
- the gal3st1b gene encoding galactosylceramide sulfotransferase; this encodes MWRTLYQVHIWVLIMSGIKGNKCTLKRRLILWVLLTNIMLVLYCLMNPTQVKIRGSQQDTCPLSIAKLKENVSTPSQSTEECSPTVDIMFMKTHKTASSTILNILFRFGEKHKLKFALPDGRNDFFYPSPFLCSQVKDYRPGDCFNIICNHMRFDHQEVAKLLPPDAVYITIVRDPVDLFESSFNYYHRAVPLTWRINGENKLAEFLNSPQTFYSPQAFNSFYLKNLLFFDFGLDNNLEADDPRVMRDIHNLSKHFDLVLVAEYFEESLILLKDTLCWTMEDIMYFKLNARRSSSVSRLTPELRAKALQWNGADWRLYQHFNATFWARVEAYGRERMKQEVNELRRKNAAMKAICVEDGDAVEAQKIQDRRFLPWQPVGESSILGYNIKKNVHPTFRTLCEKMLTPEIQYLSNLGVSLWLTRLWGWLKDAVFTI